A region from the Lutra lutra chromosome 1, mLutLut1.2, whole genome shotgun sequence genome encodes:
- the EDEM1 gene encoding ER degradation-enhancing alpha-mannosidase-like protein 1 isoform X3 — protein sequence MQWRALLLGLVLLRLGLHGVLWLVFGLGPSMGFYQRFPLSFGFQRLRAPDGPESPALGPAGRPGPPGGPSGPSWLQPPVPGAAAAAAAGRRRAPRRPEPGVCGPAHWGYVLGGRGRGRDEYEKRYSGAFPPQLRAQMRDLARGMFVFGYDNYMAHAFPQDELNPIHCRGRGPDRGDPSNLNINDVLGNYSLTLVDALDTLAIMGNSSEFQKAVKLVIDTVSFDKDSTVQVFEATIRVLGSLLSAHRIITDSKQPFGDMTIKDYDNELLHMAHDLAVRLLPAFENTKTGIPYPRVNLKTGVPPDSNNETCTAGAGSLLVEFGILSRLLGDSTFEWVARRAVKALWNLRSNDTGLLGNVVNIQTGRWVGKQSGLGAGLDSFYEYLLKSYILFGEKEDLEMFNAAYRSIQNYLRRGCVSSLVPREACNEGEGDPPLYVNVNMFSGQLMNTWIDSLQAFFPGLQVLIGDVEDAICLHAFYYAIWKRYGALPERYNWQLQAPDVLFYPLRPELVESTYLLYQVWLCNVASRHRQIQRGPDGELLSQ from the exons ATGCAATGGCGAGCGCTCCTCCTGGGGCTGGTGCTCCTCCGGCTTGGCCTCCATGGAGTGCTGTGGCTCGTCTTCGGGCTGGGGCCCAGCATGGGTTTCTACCAGCGTTTTCCGCTCAGCTTCGGCTTCCAGCGCCTGAGGGCCCCCGACGGCCCCGAGTCTCCTGCCTTGGGGCCCGCCGGCCGGCCCGGACCACCCGGGGGGCCGTCGGGGCCGTCGTGGCTGCAGCCGCCCGTCCctggggcggcggcggcggcggcggcgggacgGCGGCGGGCTCCGCGGCGGCCGGAGCCGGGAGTGTGCGGGCCGGCCCACTGGGGCTACGTGCTGGGCGGCCGGGGCCGCGGCCGGGACGAGTACGAGAAGCGCTACAGCGGCGCCTTCCCGCCGCAGCTGCGCGCCCAGATGCGCGACCTGGCGCGGGGCATGTTCGTCTTCGGCTACGACAACTACATGGCGCACGCCTTTCCCCAGGACGAGCTCAACCCCATCCACTGCCGCGGCCGAGGGCCTGACCGCGGGGACCC ttcaaATCTGAACATCAATGATGTCCTGGGGAATTACTCATTGACTCTTGTGGATGCACTGGATACACTTGCA ATAATGGGAAATTCATCTGAGTTCCAGAAAGCAGTCAAGTTAGTGATCGACACAGTTTCATTTGACAAAGATTCCACCGTCCAAGTCTTTGAGGCCACAATCAG GGTCCTAGGAAGCCTCCTTTCTGCCCACAGAATAATAACTGACTCCAAGCAGCCCTTTGGTGACATGACAATTAAGGATTATGATAACGAATTACTGCACATGGCCCATGACCTGGCTGTGCGCCTCCTGCCGGCCTTTGAGAACACCAAGACAGGGATCCCCTATCCTCGG GTGAATCTAAAGACAGGCGTTCCTCCTGACAGCAATAATGAAACGTGTACAGCGGGCGCCGGTTCCCTTCTGGTGGAATTTGGGATTCTGAGCCGACTCCTGGGGGATTCTACATTTGAATGGGTGGCCAGACGTGCTGTGAAAGCCCTTTGGAACCTGCGGAGCAATGATACAGGATTATTAG gCAATGTGGTGAACATTCAGACGGGCCGCTGGGTTGGAAAGCAGAGCGGCTTGGGCGCTGGCCTGGACTCCTTCTATGAATACCTCTTGAAATCTTACATTCTctttggagaaaaggaagaccTCGAGATGTTTAATGCTGCGTACAGGAGTATTCAGAACTACTTAAGAAGAGGGTGTGTCTCCTCTCTGGTCCC CCGGGAAGCCTGtaatgaaggagaaggagacccGCCGCTGTATGTGAACGTGAACATGTTCAGCGGGCAGCTGATGAACACTTGGATCGACTCTCTGCAGGCCTTCTTCCCCGGACTGCAG GTTCTGATAGGAGATGTGGAAGATGCCATCTGCCTCCATGCCTTTTACTATGCCATCTGGAAACGCTACGGGGCCCTCCCTGAGAGGTACAACTGGCAGCTCCAGGCCCCCGACGTGCTCTTCTACCCGCTGAGACCCGAGTTAGTGGAGTCCACGTATCTTCTCTACCAG GTGTGGTTATGCAACGTTGCATCACGTCATAGACAAATCCAAAGAGGACCGGATGGAGAGCTTCTTTCTCAGTGA
- the EDEM1 gene encoding ER degradation-enhancing alpha-mannosidase-like protein 1 isoform X2 has product MQWRALLLGLVLLRLGLHGVLWLVFGLGPSMGFYQRFPLSFGFQRLRAPDGPESPALGPAGRPGPPGGPSGPSWLQPPVPGAAAAAAAGRRRAPRRPEPGVCGPAHWGYVLGGRGRGRDEYEKRYSGAFPPQLRAQMRDLARGMFVFGYDNYMAHAFPQDELNPIHCRGRGPDRGDPSNLNINDVLGNYSLTLVDALDTLAIMGNSSEFQKAVKLVIDTVSFDKDSTVQVFEATIRVLGSLLSAHRIITDSKQPFGDMTIKDYDNELLHMAHDLAVRLLPAFENTKTGIPYPRVNLKTGVPPDSNNETCTAGAGSLLVEFGILSRLLGDSTFEWVARRAVKALWNLRSNDTGLLGNVVNIQTGRWVGKQSGLGAGLDSFYEYLLKSYILFGEKEDLEMFNAAYRSIQNYLRRGREACNEGEGDPPLYVNVNMFSGQLMNTWIDSLQAFFPGLQVLIGDVEDAICLHAFYYAIWKRYGALPERYNWQLQAPDVLFYPLRPELVESTYLLYQATKNPFYLHVGMDILQSLEKYTKVKCGYATLHHVIDKSKEDRMESFFLSETCKYLYLLFDEENPVHKSGTKYMFTTEGHIVSVDKHLRESPWKEFFSEDGGQDQEGKSVHRPKSPELKVINSSSNCNRVPDERRYSLPLKSVYMRQIDQMVGLI; this is encoded by the exons ATGCAATGGCGAGCGCTCCTCCTGGGGCTGGTGCTCCTCCGGCTTGGCCTCCATGGAGTGCTGTGGCTCGTCTTCGGGCTGGGGCCCAGCATGGGTTTCTACCAGCGTTTTCCGCTCAGCTTCGGCTTCCAGCGCCTGAGGGCCCCCGACGGCCCCGAGTCTCCTGCCTTGGGGCCCGCCGGCCGGCCCGGACCACCCGGGGGGCCGTCGGGGCCGTCGTGGCTGCAGCCGCCCGTCCctggggcggcggcggcggcggcggcgggacgGCGGCGGGCTCCGCGGCGGCCGGAGCCGGGAGTGTGCGGGCCGGCCCACTGGGGCTACGTGCTGGGCGGCCGGGGCCGCGGCCGGGACGAGTACGAGAAGCGCTACAGCGGCGCCTTCCCGCCGCAGCTGCGCGCCCAGATGCGCGACCTGGCGCGGGGCATGTTCGTCTTCGGCTACGACAACTACATGGCGCACGCCTTTCCCCAGGACGAGCTCAACCCCATCCACTGCCGCGGCCGAGGGCCTGACCGCGGGGACCC ttcaaATCTGAACATCAATGATGTCCTGGGGAATTACTCATTGACTCTTGTGGATGCACTGGATACACTTGCA ATAATGGGAAATTCATCTGAGTTCCAGAAAGCAGTCAAGTTAGTGATCGACACAGTTTCATTTGACAAAGATTCCACCGTCCAAGTCTTTGAGGCCACAATCAG GGTCCTAGGAAGCCTCCTTTCTGCCCACAGAATAATAACTGACTCCAAGCAGCCCTTTGGTGACATGACAATTAAGGATTATGATAACGAATTACTGCACATGGCCCATGACCTGGCTGTGCGCCTCCTGCCGGCCTTTGAGAACACCAAGACAGGGATCCCCTATCCTCGG GTGAATCTAAAGACAGGCGTTCCTCCTGACAGCAATAATGAAACGTGTACAGCGGGCGCCGGTTCCCTTCTGGTGGAATTTGGGATTCTGAGCCGACTCCTGGGGGATTCTACATTTGAATGGGTGGCCAGACGTGCTGTGAAAGCCCTTTGGAACCTGCGGAGCAATGATACAGGATTATTAG gCAATGTGGTGAACATTCAGACGGGCCGCTGGGTTGGAAAGCAGAGCGGCTTGGGCGCTGGCCTGGACTCCTTCTATGAATACCTCTTGAAATCTTACATTCTctttggagaaaaggaagaccTCGAGATGTTTAATGCTGCGTACAGGAGTATTCAGAACTACTTAAGAAGAGG CCGGGAAGCCTGtaatgaaggagaaggagacccGCCGCTGTATGTGAACGTGAACATGTTCAGCGGGCAGCTGATGAACACTTGGATCGACTCTCTGCAGGCCTTCTTCCCCGGACTGCAG GTTCTGATAGGAGATGTGGAAGATGCCATCTGCCTCCATGCCTTTTACTATGCCATCTGGAAACGCTACGGGGCCCTCCCTGAGAGGTACAACTGGCAGCTCCAGGCCCCCGACGTGCTCTTCTACCCGCTGAGACCCGAGTTAGTGGAGTCCACGTATCTTCTCTACCAG GCAACCAAGAATCCCTTCTACCTCCATGTAGGAATGGATATTCTGCAGAGTCTGGAAAAGTACACAAAAGTCAA GTGTGGTTATGCAACGTTGCATCACGTCATAGACAAATCCAAAGAGGACCGGATGGAGAGCTTCTTTCTCAGTGAGACGTGTAAATACTTGTATCTG tTATTTGATGAGGAGAATCCAGTCCACAAGTCTGGAACCAAATACATGTTTACAACTGAGGGACACATTGTATCTGTGGATAAACATCTTCGGGAATCACCCTGGAAGGAATTCTTTTCTGAAGACGGAGGGCAGGACCAAGAAGGGAAGTCTGTGCACAGGCCTAAGTCACCCGAGTTAAAAGTCATCAACTCCAGCTCCAAC tgcAATCGTGTTCCTGACGAGAGGAGATACTCGCTGCCCTTAAAGAGCGTCTACATGCGGCAGATCGACCAGATGGTTGGCTTGATTTGA
- the EDEM1 gene encoding ER degradation-enhancing alpha-mannosidase-like protein 1 isoform X1 encodes MQWRALLLGLVLLRLGLHGVLWLVFGLGPSMGFYQRFPLSFGFQRLRAPDGPESPALGPAGRPGPPGGPSGPSWLQPPVPGAAAAAAAGRRRAPRRPEPGVCGPAHWGYVLGGRGRGRDEYEKRYSGAFPPQLRAQMRDLARGMFVFGYDNYMAHAFPQDELNPIHCRGRGPDRGDPSNLNINDVLGNYSLTLVDALDTLAIMGNSSEFQKAVKLVIDTVSFDKDSTVQVFEATIRVLGSLLSAHRIITDSKQPFGDMTIKDYDNELLHMAHDLAVRLLPAFENTKTGIPYPRVNLKTGVPPDSNNETCTAGAGSLLVEFGILSRLLGDSTFEWVARRAVKALWNLRSNDTGLLGNVVNIQTGRWVGKQSGLGAGLDSFYEYLLKSYILFGEKEDLEMFNAAYRSIQNYLRRGCVSSLVPREACNEGEGDPPLYVNVNMFSGQLMNTWIDSLQAFFPGLQVLIGDVEDAICLHAFYYAIWKRYGALPERYNWQLQAPDVLFYPLRPELVESTYLLYQATKNPFYLHVGMDILQSLEKYTKVKCGYATLHHVIDKSKEDRMESFFLSETCKYLYLLFDEENPVHKSGTKYMFTTEGHIVSVDKHLRESPWKEFFSEDGGQDQEGKSVHRPKSPELKVINSSSNCNRVPDERRYSLPLKSVYMRQIDQMVGLI; translated from the exons ATGCAATGGCGAGCGCTCCTCCTGGGGCTGGTGCTCCTCCGGCTTGGCCTCCATGGAGTGCTGTGGCTCGTCTTCGGGCTGGGGCCCAGCATGGGTTTCTACCAGCGTTTTCCGCTCAGCTTCGGCTTCCAGCGCCTGAGGGCCCCCGACGGCCCCGAGTCTCCTGCCTTGGGGCCCGCCGGCCGGCCCGGACCACCCGGGGGGCCGTCGGGGCCGTCGTGGCTGCAGCCGCCCGTCCctggggcggcggcggcggcggcggcgggacgGCGGCGGGCTCCGCGGCGGCCGGAGCCGGGAGTGTGCGGGCCGGCCCACTGGGGCTACGTGCTGGGCGGCCGGGGCCGCGGCCGGGACGAGTACGAGAAGCGCTACAGCGGCGCCTTCCCGCCGCAGCTGCGCGCCCAGATGCGCGACCTGGCGCGGGGCATGTTCGTCTTCGGCTACGACAACTACATGGCGCACGCCTTTCCCCAGGACGAGCTCAACCCCATCCACTGCCGCGGCCGAGGGCCTGACCGCGGGGACCC ttcaaATCTGAACATCAATGATGTCCTGGGGAATTACTCATTGACTCTTGTGGATGCACTGGATACACTTGCA ATAATGGGAAATTCATCTGAGTTCCAGAAAGCAGTCAAGTTAGTGATCGACACAGTTTCATTTGACAAAGATTCCACCGTCCAAGTCTTTGAGGCCACAATCAG GGTCCTAGGAAGCCTCCTTTCTGCCCACAGAATAATAACTGACTCCAAGCAGCCCTTTGGTGACATGACAATTAAGGATTATGATAACGAATTACTGCACATGGCCCATGACCTGGCTGTGCGCCTCCTGCCGGCCTTTGAGAACACCAAGACAGGGATCCCCTATCCTCGG GTGAATCTAAAGACAGGCGTTCCTCCTGACAGCAATAATGAAACGTGTACAGCGGGCGCCGGTTCCCTTCTGGTGGAATTTGGGATTCTGAGCCGACTCCTGGGGGATTCTACATTTGAATGGGTGGCCAGACGTGCTGTGAAAGCCCTTTGGAACCTGCGGAGCAATGATACAGGATTATTAG gCAATGTGGTGAACATTCAGACGGGCCGCTGGGTTGGAAAGCAGAGCGGCTTGGGCGCTGGCCTGGACTCCTTCTATGAATACCTCTTGAAATCTTACATTCTctttggagaaaaggaagaccTCGAGATGTTTAATGCTGCGTACAGGAGTATTCAGAACTACTTAAGAAGAGGGTGTGTCTCCTCTCTGGTCCC CCGGGAAGCCTGtaatgaaggagaaggagacccGCCGCTGTATGTGAACGTGAACATGTTCAGCGGGCAGCTGATGAACACTTGGATCGACTCTCTGCAGGCCTTCTTCCCCGGACTGCAG GTTCTGATAGGAGATGTGGAAGATGCCATCTGCCTCCATGCCTTTTACTATGCCATCTGGAAACGCTACGGGGCCCTCCCTGAGAGGTACAACTGGCAGCTCCAGGCCCCCGACGTGCTCTTCTACCCGCTGAGACCCGAGTTAGTGGAGTCCACGTATCTTCTCTACCAG GCAACCAAGAATCCCTTCTACCTCCATGTAGGAATGGATATTCTGCAGAGTCTGGAAAAGTACACAAAAGTCAA GTGTGGTTATGCAACGTTGCATCACGTCATAGACAAATCCAAAGAGGACCGGATGGAGAGCTTCTTTCTCAGTGAGACGTGTAAATACTTGTATCTG tTATTTGATGAGGAGAATCCAGTCCACAAGTCTGGAACCAAATACATGTTTACAACTGAGGGACACATTGTATCTGTGGATAAACATCTTCGGGAATCACCCTGGAAGGAATTCTTTTCTGAAGACGGAGGGCAGGACCAAGAAGGGAAGTCTGTGCACAGGCCTAAGTCACCCGAGTTAAAAGTCATCAACTCCAGCTCCAAC tgcAATCGTGTTCCTGACGAGAGGAGATACTCGCTGCCCTTAAAGAGCGTCTACATGCGGCAGATCGACCAGATGGTTGGCTTGATTTGA